A window of Argopecten irradians isolate NY chromosome 1, Ai_NY, whole genome shotgun sequence contains these coding sequences:
- the LOC138316299 gene encoding transmembrane protein 26-like, producing MVSFSTVTIVRAISVRLLFTCHGLVSIWRLYYVTHDTRFWYLGLAMAFLLMETSVTLVKNRGKEWKWFCPSVFIYLVSTVPSIWFLELHEMEKRISTTNNSRGHPLNDSLEDLSAELGNVLGVRFEIRIPILLSPDQWIRTLEQILLLILILGRWILPKGKLTHDQLSQLLLVYIGTAADIVEFFEAFKEEEVRYNKMLCIIILGLWSLSLIQFTLVLTAAKARRDQSGLVTGNENGRRQRHGCCAADVYGILISILLQDLPFLILRLLLIFKYKVLSYTNMFFTSKNSLVIVLLLYRLIVVYIERKNPKPNAIDYREYPQDEFGAPQVLPRSHSVSHNLRQNCGGQFPEDKQYLMKTLPRRNIHNENKPKMYKLRQEKYQWGKDYHFEQVDGRV from the exons ATGGTATCATTCAGTACAGTAACCATTGTTCGCGCCATTTCTGTCCGTCTGCTCTTCACGTGCCACGGTCTCGTGTCAATATGGCGGTTGTATTACGTCACTCACGACACCAGATTCTGGTATTTGGGTTTGGCCATGGCTTTTCTACTCATGGAGACGTCTGTTACATTGGTTAAAAACCGCGGAAAGGAGTGGAAAtg GTTCTGTCCTAGTGTGTTTATCTATCTCGTCAGTACGGTACCATCTATATGGTTTCTGGAACTACACGAGATGGAGAAAAGGATATCCACTACCAACAACAGCCGTGGTCACCCACTGAACGATTCACTGGAAGACCTCAGTGCTGAGCTGGGCAACGTACTGGGG GTAAGATTTGAAATCCGGATCCCAATCTTGCTGTCTCCTGATCAATGGATCCGAACATTGGAACAAATCCTCTTGCTTATCCTGATTCTGGGCCGCTGGATACTTCCGAAGGGAAAGCTCACTCACGACCAACTATCTCAGCTGCTGCTAGTTTATATCGGTACGGCTGCAGATATCGTTGAGTTCTTTGAAGCGTTTAAAGAAGAAGAG GTTCGTTACAATAAGATGTTGTGTATAATCATCCTTGGGCTGTGGTCACTGAGTCTCATCCAGTTTACGTTAGTGCTGACTGCAGCCAAAGCTCGCCGTGATCAATCTGGTCTCGTGACCGGAAATGAGAATGGGCGACGCCAGCGCCACGGATGTTGCGCTGCAGATGTTTATGGAATCCTCATATCAATCTTACTTCAGGATCTCCCCTTCCTAATCCTCCGACTTCTATTGATTTTCAAGTATAAAGTTCTTAGTTACACTAATATGTTTTTCACTTCTAAAAACTCACTCGTCATCGTCCTTCTTCTGTATCGACTGATCGTAGTGTACATTGAACGGAAAAATCCCAAACCGAATGCCATAGACTACCGAGAGTATCCACAGGACGAGTTCGGAGCACCTCAGGTTTTACCGAGAAGTCACAGCGTCAGTCACAATCTACGTCAGAATTGTGGGGGCCAGTTTCCAGAAGACAAACAATATCTGATGAAAACATTGCCGCGCAGAAATATTCACAATGAAAATAAACCCAAAATGTACAAACTTCGTCAGGAAAAATATCAGTGGGGTAAAGATTATCACTTTGAGCAAGTGGATGGAAGAGTGTGA